In one window of Fibrobacter sp. DNA:
- a CDS encoding RimK family protein, with translation MPNLIVVNNPKDWTFQIPGVELVSARSYLTGETYSQMRNARVFNLCKSYRYQSMGYYVSLLASARGHKPLPNITTIQDLKSQTLIRFVDDDLDELIQKSLAHIKGDSYNLDIYFGRNISRCYDRLALQLYNLFPAPLLKAEFVRNKEVWHLQNIDPISTGEIPPENHHFLVEVATWHFSGRGVSTVKRKAQRYDLAILWDPKEEEGPSNEKAIKKFVSAGEALGFHSEVIGRDDFGSLAEFDALFIRETTSVNHHTYRFARRAKAEGLVVVDDPESILKCSNKVYLAELLDHHNIPTPRTSIVHKETLDMVLKEIGFPCVLKQPDSAFSQGVMKVDTEEQFQAEACRMLSKSDLVVVQEYAPTDFDWRVGVFDQKPLFVCKYYMVKNHWQVIKRDSVGRKREGRFETIPVELAPYQVVRTALKAANLIGDGLYGVDIKQIGKTSYVMEINDNPNIDAGIEDHVSKGTLYERIMEVFLRRIINSKNGLVYY, from the coding sequence ATGCCAAATCTGATAGTAGTCAATAATCCAAAAGACTGGACATTTCAAATTCCGGGAGTGGAGCTTGTGTCTGCCCGTTCCTATTTGACAGGTGAAACTTACAGTCAGATGCGCAACGCAAGGGTGTTCAATCTATGTAAATCTTACCGGTACCAGAGCATGGGTTACTATGTCTCTCTTCTGGCATCGGCCCGCGGGCATAAACCGCTGCCCAATATCACCACAATTCAGGATCTCAAGTCACAGACCCTGATCCGTTTTGTAGATGATGATCTCGATGAACTGATACAGAAGTCTCTGGCGCATATAAAAGGAGATTCTTACAATCTGGATATCTACTTTGGCAGGAATATTTCCAGATGTTATGACAGGCTGGCGCTTCAGCTTTACAATCTTTTTCCTGCTCCGCTTCTGAAAGCGGAATTTGTGCGTAACAAGGAGGTCTGGCATCTGCAGAATATCGATCCGATCTCCACCGGTGAAATTCCTCCGGAGAATCATCATTTTCTTGTCGAGGTTGCAACCTGGCATTTTTCCGGAAGAGGTGTGAGCACGGTAAAACGCAAGGCCCAGCGCTATGATCTGGCTATTTTATGGGATCCCAAGGAGGAAGAGGGGCCATCAAACGAGAAGGCGATAAAAAAGTTTGTTTCTGCCGGGGAAGCACTCGGGTTTCACTCCGAGGTGATCGGCAGGGATGATTTCGGGAGTCTTGCCGAATTTGATGCTCTTTTCATAAGAGAAACAACAAGTGTCAATCATCACACTTATCGTTTTGCAAGAAGAGCCAAAGCTGAGGGGCTGGTGGTAGTGGATGATCCTGAATCGATTCTCAAGTGCTCCAATAAGGTCTATCTGGCTGAACTGCTCGATCATCACAATATCCCTACCCCCCGCACCAGTATAGTTCATAAAGAGACCCTGGATATGGTTTTAAAGGAAATCGGTTTTCCCTGTGTCCTGAAGCAGCCTGACAGCGCCTTTTCTCAGGGAGTAATGAAAGTTGATACAGAAGAGCAGTTCCAGGCTGAAGCCTGCCGGATGCTTTCGAAATCGGATCTGGTAGTAGTTCAGGAGTATGCTCCTACCGATTTTGACTGGAGGGTGGGGGTTTTTGATCAGAAGCCTCTTTTTGTCTGTAAATACTATATGGTGAAGAATCACTGGCAGGTGATAAAGAGGGATTCAGTCGGCAGAAAAAGGGAGGGACGTTTTGAAACTATTCCGGTTGAGTTAGCTCCGTATCAGGTAGTAAGGACCGCTCTTAAAGCTGCCAACCTTATCGGAGATGGTCTTTACGGAGTAGACATAAAACAGATCGGCAAGACCAGCTATGTCATGGAGATAAACGACAACCCCAATATCGATGCAGGTATTGAAGATCATGTGTCCAAAGGAACCCTTTATGAACGCATTATGGAGGTCTTCCTGCGGAGAATAATCAATAGTAAAAACGGCCTGGTTTACTACTGA
- a CDS encoding glutamate--cysteine ligase, with protein sequence MFHLFEKYGIELEYMIVDRDTLRVLPSSDFVMEKACGKITDELPRGEISWSNELVLHVIEYKTAYPVSSFENLGAHFLKSISDTNQILEEINGCLLPGPMHPFMDPFTEMHLWPHACNAVYEAFDRIFSCKGHGWANLQSMHINLSFAGDEEFGRLHAAIRMVLPIIPALSAGSPVVDGKVSGFSDTRMEVYRHNSEKIRSITGDLIPEPVFSEEEYQDVILKPVYRDLAQYDPEGILQEEWVNARGAIARFDRNTIEIRVIDAQETPFADLAIASAVTGVVKLLVDEELCSFQEQKEWATDPLKKIFLDTIRGGENSIIDNSDYLESMGIPEKTATAGSVWKHLVKKLFLHQSGSISTYYPFLETILTEGTLSTRILRAAAGNTGRENIKRVYRALSECLKNGKMFSDKPDLK encoded by the coding sequence ATGTTTCATCTTTTTGAAAAATATGGAATAGAGCTGGAGTACATGATAGTTGACAGGGACACTCTCAGAGTGCTTCCGTCCAGCGATTTTGTGATGGAGAAAGCCTGTGGGAAGATCACAGATGAACTGCCCAGAGGAGAGATCTCCTGGTCAAATGAACTGGTGCTTCATGTAATTGAGTACAAGACAGCTTACCCGGTTTCCTCCTTTGAAAACCTCGGGGCTCATTTCCTGAAATCGATATCTGATACCAACCAGATCCTCGAGGAGATCAACGGCTGCCTTCTTCCGGGCCCGATGCATCCGTTTATGGACCCCTTTACAGAGATGCATCTCTGGCCCCATGCCTGTAATGCGGTTTACGAGGCCTTTGACCGGATATTCTCATGTAAAGGGCATGGATGGGCTAACCTGCAGAGCATGCATATCAACCTGTCGTTTGCCGGTGATGAGGAATTTGGAAGACTGCATGCGGCTATCCGTATGGTGCTGCCGATTATTCCCGCTCTTTCTGCCGGTTCTCCTGTTGTGGATGGAAAGGTGAGCGGATTTTCAGATACCCGCATGGAGGTTTACAGGCATAACTCGGAAAAAATCCGCTCTATTACAGGAGATTTAATACCGGAACCGGTTTTTTCCGAGGAAGAGTACCAGGATGTGATTCTGAAGCCTGTTTACAGGGACCTTGCTCAGTATGATCCTGAGGGCATACTGCAGGAGGAATGGGTAAATGCCAGGGGAGCGATTGCCCGGTTTGACCGTAACACAATTGAGATAAGGGTCATAGATGCGCAGGAGACGCCTTTTGCGGATCTGGCTATAGCATCTGCTGTTACAGGGGTAGTTAAACTTCTGGTAGATGAGGAACTTTGCTCTTTTCAGGAGCAGAAAGAATGGGCCACAGATCCGCTCAAGAAGATTTTCCTGGACACGATCAGAGGCGGGGAGAATTCAATAATCGACAATTCGGATTATCTCGAAAGTATGGGTATTCCGGAGAAGACTGCCACTGCGGGAAGTGTCTGGAAACATCTGGTAAAGAAGCTTTTTTTGCATCAGAGCGGATCGATTTCCACATATTATCCGTTTCTTGAGACTATTCTCACAGAGGGCACGCTTTCAACAAGGATTCTACGTGCTGCGGCAGGAAATACAGGGAGAGAAAATATCAAAAGGGTTTATCGGGCTTTAAGCGAATGTCTTAAAAATGGAAAGATGTTCAGTGATAAGCCGGATTTAAAATAA
- a CDS encoding radical SAM protein, translating into MAEHICSCSYLSDKDWENRIERIDKAARNCALCPRLCGVNRFENRKGYCGAPGELVISSIFPHHGEEPPISGTRGSGTIFFSHCSLRCCFCQNYQISQENEGSVYSINDLAKKMIHLQELGCHNINLVTATHFLPWIVRALRIATTDGLRIPIVYNCSGYESPSVISMLDGIIDIYLPDMKYGDKEAARKYSHAEDYPQVNQNAIKEMFRQTGPLKVDSDGIAWRGLCIRHLVLPGNTLSSENVLSFLKTSFDPIDITVSLMAQYRPLYKTSKFPEIDTTLNPDEYERTKEQFIEAGFEGFYQQIEKIDTKFIINFKEHKEERLTGE; encoded by the coding sequence ATGGCTGAACACATCTGCTCCTGTTCATACCTCTCAGATAAGGACTGGGAAAACCGTATAGAACGAATCGATAAAGCAGCACGGAACTGTGCTCTCTGCCCCCGCCTATGCGGAGTCAACAGATTCGAAAACCGAAAAGGATATTGCGGCGCACCTGGTGAACTGGTGATTTCAAGCATCTTTCCCCATCATGGCGAGGAGCCGCCAATCTCTGGTACAAGAGGTTCGGGCACGATTTTCTTCTCACACTGCTCATTGAGATGCTGTTTTTGCCAAAACTATCAGATTTCCCAGGAAAATGAGGGCAGTGTTTATTCCATAAACGATCTCGCGAAAAAGATGATCCATTTGCAGGAGCTTGGATGCCATAATATCAACCTTGTCACTGCGACTCATTTTCTGCCATGGATAGTGCGCGCTTTGCGTATCGCAACCACAGATGGCCTGCGGATACCCATTGTTTACAACTGCAGCGGATATGAGTCTCCATCGGTTATTTCCATGCTGGATGGTATCATAGATATTTACCTGCCCGACATGAAATACGGCGACAAAGAGGCAGCACGAAAATACTCACATGCGGAAGATTACCCGCAGGTCAACCAGAACGCCATAAAAGAGATGTTCCGCCAGACAGGGCCGCTAAAAGTGGACAGCGATGGGATCGCCTGGCGCGGCCTCTGCATCCGCCACCTGGTTCTCCCCGGAAACACCCTCTCGAGTGAAAATGTGCTTTCTTTTCTGAAAACCAGCTTTGATCCCATTGACATTACCGTAAGCCTTATGGCTCAGTACCGACCACTTTACAAAACATCTAAATTTCCGGAAATCGACACAACTCTCAATCCCGATGAATACGAGAGGACAAAAGAGCAATTTATCGAAGCAGGGTTCGAGGGATTCTACCAGCAGATCGAGAAAATTGACACGAAATTTATAATCAACTTCAAGGAACATAAAGAGGAAAGATTGACAGGAGAGTAA